The region ATTCGCGACTTGCCATATGACAATTTTGGCATTCCAGGGCTGAAAAAGACAGAAATCAAAGGTCTTGTTGTCGAGATACAACGAAGAAAGCCAAAAAACTACCTTTTGACAAGCAAAAAGAGTTCCTAAATGCTCCTACCCCCAGTCGGGCGGGGCAAAAGAAGCAAAATTCATAGGTCCCAGTTTTATTTGGGCATTACTTTTAATTTTTGGAGATTTAAAGAATGAAAAAATCGCTATTCGCAGTTGCAGCCTTGTCAGCTATTGCTGGCTCTGCACAAGCTCAATCAAGCGTAACCGTTTATGGCCTGTTGGATTTGGGTTATGTTGGTTACAACACACGTGCAGCTACTGGTTCTACACAAAACCCACAAGCTGTTAACAAAACAACTGGTAACGCTTTCTCATCATCTGCTGAGTCCACATCACGCTTAGGCTTCAAAGGTACTGAAGATTTAGGCGGCGGTACTTCTGCGTTCTTCACTGTTGAACTCGGTCTTACACCTAACAACAACCAAGCTGTTAACACTGGTGGCACACAAAACCGTCAAACTTTCGTTGGTTTGAAGAAAAATGGTATTGGTCAATTTGCTTTGGGTACTCAGTACACTGTTGTTCATAACGCTGTTGCAGCTACTGACCCAGGTCAAGCTAACAACATCTCTGGTAACTTGATTTACCCAGCAACTACTGAAGGTGCTGGTTCTGCAGAGAACTCAACTGGTGCAGCTTACACAGTTCGTACAAACAACCAATTGTCTTTGAACAGCGATACATTTGCTGGCTTCAAAGCTAATGCAATGTTAGTTGCTAACAACAAGAACTCAAACGAAACAATCACTGTTACTGGTACACCTGCAGCCGGTACTTATGCAGCAGCTGGTGGCTTGAACAACCAGAACGGTTGGGGCTTAGGACTTGACTACACATTCAAGAATTTCTATGCAACAGCTAACTACCAAGCGATGACTTCTAAGCAGTCTGCACAAACTTACACATACACTTCACCGTATGTAACAGGAATTACTGCTGGCGCTCCAGCACAAGGTTATGCAGGCGGTTCTTCTGCTAACGGTACAAACGTACAAGACAACCAGTGGTACGTTGCTGCTACTTATGACTTCGGCATCTTGAAGGCATACGCACAGTACATTACACGTAAGGTTTCTGCACAACAAGACAACAGCTATTACTACAAGCGTTCTGCTGAGCAGATCGGTGTACGTAGCTTCATTACTCCAACTATCGAAGCTTGGGTATCTGGTGGTTTGGGACGTTACAACGGTTACGGTGCTAACACAGCTAATTTAACAGCATGGCAAATTGGTTCTAACTACTGGTTGAGCAAGCGTACTAACTTGTACGCAATCTACGGCCAAGTTGGTACTTCTAATGCGTCATACCCTACTTCAGTAGCTGGTGGCGCACAAAATACCAACCTTAACCCAGCATCCGCTAATATCAGCAACTACGCTGTTGGCGTACGTCACACTTTCTAATTTAACGCTAGCGTCAGCTAGTTCGAATTAGATAGAGTTAAGAAGTAAATTAACCCACCGTGTAAACACGGTGGGTTTTTTCTTTTGCGGCGACTAGATAATCAATAAATTTCGAACGCATCCATTAAGATCATGGAATGAGCTCCCCTCAAACTATTCAGCTTCTTCAAAAAGCCGTGCAAGAAATTCAGGCTAATGAGCTGGAATCAGCAAAATTACATCTCAAAGCCGTATTGAGTAAAGAAAGAAGTCAGCCAGATGCGCTGCGTTTTCTGGGGATAATTGCCGGCCTTCAAAAAGATTGGACTCAAGCGCTGGAATTAATTGATCAGGCAATTGCAGTTAGTCCAGAAAATGGATTGGCATACAGCAATCGAGGCAACGTTTTAAGCGAACTAAAGCGCCATGAAGAGGCGCTCACTTGTTATGAAAAGGCGATTTCTCTACAGCCAGATTATGCCGAGGCCTATAGTAATCAAGGGAATGCTTTGCAAGCTTTGGGGCGCTTTGAAGAGGCGCTCATTTGTTATGAAAAGGCGATTTCTCTACAGCCAGATTATGCCGAGGCCTATAGTAATCAAGGGAATGCATTTTT is a window of Polynucleobacter asymbioticus QLW-P1DMWA-1 DNA encoding:
- a CDS encoding porin, encoding MKKSLFAVAALSAIAGSAQAQSSVTVYGLLDLGYVGYNTRAATGSTQNPQAVNKTTGNAFSSSAESTSRLGFKGTEDLGGGTSAFFTVELGLTPNNNQAVNTGGTQNRQTFVGLKKNGIGQFALGTQYTVVHNAVAATDPGQANNISGNLIYPATTEGAGSAENSTGAAYTVRTNNQLSLNSDTFAGFKANAMLVANNKNSNETITVTGTPAAGTYAAAGGLNNQNGWGLGLDYTFKNFYATANYQAMTSKQSAQTYTYTSPYVTGITAGAPAQGYAGGSSANGTNVQDNQWYVAATYDFGILKAYAQYITRKVSAQQDNSYYYKRSAEQIGVRSFITPTIEAWVSGGLGRYNGYGANTANLTAWQIGSNYWLSKRTNLYAIYGQVGTSNASYPTSVAGGAQNTNLNPASANISNYAVGVRHTF